A genomic region of Jeotgalibaca ciconiae contains the following coding sequences:
- a CDS encoding PHP domain-containing protein, whose product MLIDTHTHGKLAKYLPFSEQYTRSIYQEAKKRGIDALCLTEHFNTQEFEKIYQFIDEQYPKDGDTYLVEGVRVFPGLEIDMLEGGHNLVIGNYNTITALRNEILSISPVDEFLPAKELFPLIKKYDVLFGAAHVYRKGVHNLELSDELIQYYDFFDLNGKDTGLMGTENVDRILKIAEQYQKPVMAGSDTHQYLQFGSVYNNFEKEFSTIEEFRQELFAGNYQLYVDPAIKEKIEGANLLKKALKQLQSHGGSYDVQLIIE is encoded by the coding sequence TTGTTAATCGACACACATACCCATGGGAAACTAGCAAAATATTTACCGTTTTCAGAGCAATATACAAGAAGTATTTACCAAGAAGCAAAAAAACGTGGAATTGACGCACTTTGTTTAACCGAGCACTTTAATACACAGGAATTTGAAAAAATTTATCAATTCATCGATGAGCAATATCCAAAAGATGGAGACACATATTTGGTGGAAGGAGTTCGGGTATTTCCTGGCTTAGAAATTGATATGCTGGAAGGTGGACATAATTTAGTTATCGGCAACTATAATACGATTACAGCATTGCGAAATGAAATTCTTTCAATTAGTCCCGTAGACGAATTTTTACCGGCAAAAGAATTATTTCCACTAATCAAAAAATATGATGTTCTTTTTGGAGCAGCCCATGTCTATCGCAAAGGAGTTCATAACCTAGAATTATCAGATGAATTGATTCAATATTATGATTTCTTCGATTTAAATGGTAAGGATACCGGATTGATGGGAACTGAAAATGTTGATCGAATTTTAAAAATTGCTGAGCAATATCAAAAACCAGTAATGGCTGGGAGCGATACCCACCAATATCTGCAATTTGGATCTGTATACAATAATTTTGAAAAGGAATTTTCGACAATTGAAGAATTTCGACAAGAATTGTTTGCAGGGAATTATCAATTATATGTGGATCCAGCTATTAAAGAAAAGATAGAAGGCGCCAATTTGTTGAAAAAAGCGTTGAAACAACTACAAAGTCATGGCGGCAGTTATGATGTGCAATTGATAATTGAATAA
- a CDS encoding energy-coupling factor transporter transmembrane component T family protein has protein sequence MENSKFLEKISVATIKDQVLKNAYGNSDTIIARLDPRTLFIWYVVFGLIPWFISDVVILTALFVFVAIITKLANTVPLILFVFCIGIFSQTGLLLIFTMLFGGDLSSLYPLLKLTIKIAVVSLAAICAFAGMDPDKLANGLMAIGLPEKFSFSISFAYRILPILMEEYQSILLSYKIRGIRPSMDGIKGKWQNIVYQIKIMMKAFYPLMLNMAKRSRTTVEALEIKGFHQALENEKVRKMKLNNLSFQKLDGAFLLVSFSYFIAVIAISNIYF, from the coding sequence TTGGAAAATAGTAAATTTTTGGAAAAAATAAGTGTGGCAACAATCAAGGATCAAGTTCTAAAAAATGCTTATGGCAATAGTGACACAATTATTGCACGTCTTGATCCTAGAACGTTATTTATCTGGTATGTCGTATTTGGACTGATTCCTTGGTTTATTTCAGATGTCGTTATTCTAACAGCGTTATTTGTTTTTGTAGCAATCATCACCAAATTGGCGAATACTGTACCGCTTATTCTATTCGTATTTTGTATAGGGATATTCTCACAAACGGGTCTTCTACTAATCTTTACAATGTTATTTGGTGGAGATCTGTCGAGTCTATACCCATTACTAAAACTTACTATTAAAATTGCAGTTGTATCTTTAGCAGCGATTTGTGCATTTGCAGGCATGGATCCAGATAAACTAGCAAATGGATTAATGGCAATTGGCTTACCTGAAAAATTCTCTTTCAGTATTTCTTTTGCATATCGTATATTACCGATTCTGATGGAAGAGTATCAATCCATTTTACTTTCTTATAAAATCAGAGGAATCAGGCCGAGCATGGATGGAATAAAAGGAAAATGGCAAAATATTGTCTACCAAATAAAAATAATGATGAAGGCTTTTTATCCATTAATGTTGAACATGGCTAAGAGAAGTAGAACAACAGTAGAAGCATTGGAAATCAAAGGATTTCATCAAGCTTTGGAAAATGAAAAGGTTCGAAAAATGAAGTTGAATAATTTATCGTTTCAAAAACTAGATGGCGCATTTTTACTCGTTTCATTTAGCTACTTTATAGCGGTTATTGCAATTTCTAACATATATTTTTAA
- a CDS encoding ABC transporter ATP-binding protein: MIQLKNVSFSYADTEKNILDNLSVSIPAGAFVAVVGDNGAGKSTFCKLLNGIIPQFIDGDLSGDIIIKDKKIRDQSPAKLAHTIGYVYQDFENQILRPRVLDDASYGLLNEGEENYIEITMDVLATFDLAHLANEYVWQLSGGQKHLLALAGILVMSPDIIVLDEPIAQLDPYHAKRIYENLAYLNRELNKTIIVIEHNAEYIGKYCNHVLFMKEQKINWFLPVEEALQKVEELTEGGVFPPQVTLLGHELTKRGYSKQKRLPINMKEAIPFMQNTIATQSIPSVVEYQQFQQSKQQEVLIKMENLVLEYSRIDQEPLVVLDHLNLTIHEGERIAIIGNNGAGKSSLMKLLVGLLKPKKGQILLENQDTVKMKTEQISDKIGYVYQNAENMFIEDSIEKDIAFSLKARGMKNYREKTEQLLEQFDLLEIRERDGRLLSGGQMRRASLAIGISLSPICLLLDEPTASLDMATRKRITSTLQELSSSIKTVVIATHDMQLVSEWASRVIVMHHGRIIGDGTREEIFRNQELLTQAGVEVPDIVELSKCLNQEISYSVGEFIQNLEMEGMNIGK, translated from the coding sequence ATGATTCAATTAAAAAATGTTAGTTTTAGCTATGCCGATACAGAAAAAAATATTCTCGATAATCTTTCTGTATCGATCCCTGCTGGAGCATTTGTAGCTGTAGTCGGAGATAATGGTGCGGGAAAATCAACTTTTTGTAAGCTATTAAATGGGATTATCCCACAATTTATTGATGGTGACTTATCAGGAGATATCATTATTAAAGATAAGAAAATACGTGATCAAAGCCCTGCTAAATTAGCCCATACGATTGGCTATGTTTATCAAGATTTTGAGAACCAAATCCTTCGTCCAAGAGTATTGGATGATGCGTCCTATGGATTATTAAACGAAGGGGAAGAAAACTACATCGAAATCACCATGGACGTTTTAGCGACATTCGATTTAGCGCATTTAGCGAATGAATATGTTTGGCAGTTATCTGGCGGCCAAAAACATTTACTTGCTTTGGCAGGAATCTTAGTGATGTCACCGGATATTATTGTGTTGGATGAACCGATTGCTCAGTTGGATCCCTATCATGCAAAAAGAATCTATGAAAATCTAGCATATTTAAATCGTGAGTTAAATAAAACAATTATCGTGATAGAACACAATGCAGAATATATCGGTAAATACTGCAATCATGTTCTTTTTATGAAAGAACAAAAAATTAATTGGTTTTTACCGGTTGAAGAAGCATTGCAAAAAGTAGAAGAATTAACAGAAGGAGGTGTCTTTCCTCCACAAGTTACCTTACTAGGACATGAATTAACCAAACGAGGATATAGTAAGCAGAAACGTCTGCCAATTAATATGAAAGAAGCAATCCCTTTTATGCAAAATACCATTGCGACTCAATCAATCCCCTCAGTCGTTGAATATCAACAATTTCAGCAGTCGAAACAACAAGAAGTTTTGATTAAAATGGAAAACCTTGTTCTTGAATATTCTAGGATCGATCAAGAGCCACTTGTTGTTCTTGATCATTTAAATCTGACAATTCACGAAGGAGAACGGATTGCAATCATAGGGAATAACGGTGCAGGTAAATCCAGCTTGATGAAATTATTAGTTGGACTGCTAAAGCCGAAAAAAGGCCAGATTCTATTAGAAAACCAAGATACAGTTAAAATGAAAACAGAACAGATATCTGATAAAATCGGCTACGTTTATCAAAATGCAGAAAATATGTTTATTGAAGATTCAATCGAAAAAGATATTGCTTTCTCTTTGAAAGCTCGTGGGATGAAAAACTATCGTGAAAAAACAGAACAATTATTAGAGCAGTTTGATTTGTTGGAAATACGCGAACGAGACGGTCGTTTGTTAAGCGGTGGTCAAATGAGGCGAGCATCACTAGCAATCGGCATATCTCTTTCGCCTATCTGTCTACTATTAGACGAGCCAACTGCGAGCCTTGATATGGCAACACGCAAACGAATAACCTCTACCTTGCAAGAATTATCGAGTTCGATCAAAACAGTTGTGATTGCTACCCATGATATGCAATTAGTATCAGAATGGGCAAGTCGCGTGATTGTTATGCATCATGGAAGGATAATCGGAGACGGGACGAGAGAAGAAATTTTCCGTAATCAAGAGTTATTAACTCAAGCGGGAGTTGAAGTTCCTGATATTGTAGAGTTAAGTAAATGTTTAAATCAAGAAATCAGTTATAGTGTAGGGGAATTCATTCAGAATCTGGAAATGGAGGGAATGAATATTGGAAAATAG
- a CDS encoding cold-shock protein, translating to MNKGTVKWFNADKGFGFIEREGEEDLFAHFSAIQTDGFKTLEEGEVVSFDVEEGNRGLQAVNITKG from the coding sequence ATGAATAAAGGTACAGTTAAATGGTTTAATGCAGACAAAGGTTTTGGTTTTATCGAGCGTGAAGGCGAAGAAGATTTATTCGCACACTTCTCAGCTATCCAAACTGACGGATTCAAAACATTAGAAGAAGGCGAAGTTGTTTCTTTCGATGTTGAAGAAGGTAACCGTGGTCTTCAAGCAGTAAACATTACTAAAGGCTAA
- a CDS encoding nucleoside deaminase, producing MISEKDLEFLQRCIHLARVALEEGDEPFGSVLVSETGEILFEDYNHVSGGDHTQHPEFAIARWAANHLSIEEREKATVYTSGEHCPMCAAAHGWVRLGRIVYASSSEQLVQWTKEMGLEPSRVKNLPIQHVIRDTIVDGPVPELAEQVRLLHYLKNHT from the coding sequence ATGATTAGTGAAAAAGATTTAGAATTTTTACAACGTTGTATCCATCTTGCTCGAGTTGCGTTGGAAGAAGGTGACGAGCCATTTGGTTCTGTTCTCGTTTCTGAAACTGGTGAGATATTATTTGAAGATTATAATCATGTTTCCGGCGGGGATCATACCCAGCACCCTGAATTTGCTATTGCGCGATGGGCCGCAAATCATTTATCGATTGAAGAACGAGAAAAAGCAACTGTTTATACGTCGGGTGAACATTGTCCAATGTGTGCTGCTGCTCACGGTTGGGTTAGGCTGGGACGCATAGTGTATGCTAGTTCTTCTGAACAGCTAGTACAGTGGACTAAAGAAATGGGCCTAGAACCATCTCGTGTTAAAAATCTTCCTATACAACATGTAATCCGAGATACGATAGTCGATGGCCCTGTTCCCGAACTGGCAGAGCAAGTACGGCTTCTTCACTACTTAAAGAACCATACGTAG
- a CDS encoding M20 family metallopeptidase, whose product MSHREIIENNIEKRSEDYKGIALAIHDKPEVSNYEFFASETLANKLHEEGFEVKLDVAGHRTGFDARYKSEKPGPTITFLAEYDALPGIGHACGHNIFGTTSSLAAVALKSVIDEIGGEVRVYGTPGEEGGENGSAKGSFVREGFLDDVDAALCVHPGYGHGLTGPSLANDPVDVEFFGRASHASGAPEKGINALDSVIFVYNAVNALRQHLTDDVRIHGVITHGGDVANVVPEHASARFYLRAATRTTLNDVYQKFENIVKAAALSTGATYKFGLFQNSVDNTIMTPSFDAIYEKHLVEYGEKITQEIPAKGGGSTDVGNVSQVIPTIQPHISISDSYIAGHSIEFKEAARSEKGLDSIVLGAKVLARTAYDLIVDKELLETIKKEHAQNIQAQNEDVTD is encoded by the coding sequence ATGAGTCATCGTGAAATCATTGAAAATAATATAGAAAAACGTTCGGAAGATTATAAAGGAATTGCATTGGCGATTCATGATAAACCTGAAGTTAGTAACTATGAATTTTTTGCTAGTGAAACGCTTGCGAATAAACTGCATGAAGAAGGTTTTGAAGTTAAACTAGATGTGGCGGGCCACCGTACTGGTTTCGATGCTCGTTATAAAAGTGAGAAACCAGGGCCAACCATTACGTTTTTAGCAGAATATGATGCGTTACCTGGTATCGGCCATGCATGCGGACATAATATTTTTGGAACAACATCCTCGTTAGCAGCCGTAGCACTAAAGAGTGTGATTGACGAGATTGGCGGGGAAGTTCGGGTATACGGAACGCCTGGTGAAGAGGGCGGAGAAAATGGTAGTGCGAAAGGAAGTTTTGTAAGAGAGGGCTTTTTGGATGATGTGGATGCAGCCTTATGTGTTCATCCTGGTTATGGGCACGGACTAACAGGACCATCACTTGCCAATGACCCTGTTGATGTTGAATTTTTTGGCAGAGCCTCACATGCATCTGGAGCTCCTGAAAAAGGAATCAATGCTTTGGATTCAGTGATTTTTGTATATAATGCAGTGAATGCTTTGCGCCAGCACTTAACAGACGACGTTCGTATCCACGGTGTGATTACACACGGAGGCGATGTAGCAAATGTGGTTCCTGAGCATGCAAGCGCTCGTTTCTATTTAAGAGCTGCAACACGTACAACCCTGAATGATGTTTATCAAAAATTTGAGAATATTGTCAAAGCGGCTGCACTTTCAACGGGCGCAACTTATAAATTTGGTCTTTTCCAAAACAGCGTTGATAACACAATTATGACACCAAGTTTTGATGCGATTTATGAAAAACATCTTGTTGAATATGGGGAAAAAATTACACAAGAAATACCTGCAAAAGGTGGCGGTTCAACGGACGTTGGAAATGTGAGCCAAGTTATACCGACTATTCAACCGCATATCAGCATTTCAGATAGCTACATTGCGGGTCACAGTATCGAATTCAAAGAAGCTGCAAGAAGCGAGAAAGGGCTTGATTCAATCGTACTCGGTGCAAAAGTATTAGCAAGAACCGCATATGATTTGATTGTAGACAAAGAACTTTTGGAAACAATTAAGAAAGAACATGCACAAAATATTCAAGCACAAAATGAGGATGTTACTGATTAA
- a CDS encoding dihydrolipoyl dehydrogenase family protein, translated as MSKKFDVVIIGSGVGGTAIANGLAAAGKEVAIVENDLWGGTCPNRGCDPKKVLVSAVEAKDAVTQLAGKGFSITPQVNWPELMAFKETFTQPVPKTSKESLQSVGVETFTGNAQFTNEKILQVNDDTLTAERFVIATGAKPSILPIEGKEHFLTSNNFLSLTEMPETISFVGGGYIAFELAAIANAAGAKVHLIQHNDRPLKAFDQEYVKEIVHQLETKGVIFHFNVDVKKIEKKADSFVLTDGKDFRLTSDLVFCSTGRIPNIDELKLENANVTFDKKGIKVNEYLQTSNAAVFACGDVLSKTQPKLTPVSTFEGNYLVHYLTGETAEKITYPSIPTTIFSSPRLAQTGITAAQAGKQEDDYEVSSIDATSWFSYHRVNEPVSKIKIIKERKTGLLVGASCINKRADDLINFFSILIDQKTPAGELAKLILAYPTIASDLTSIYTND; from the coding sequence ATGAGTAAGAAATTTGACGTGGTTATTATCGGAAGCGGTGTTGGCGGAACAGCGATAGCAAATGGATTAGCAGCAGCTGGAAAAGAAGTTGCTATCGTAGAAAATGACTTATGGGGTGGCACTTGTCCCAATCGTGGTTGTGATCCTAAGAAAGTATTGGTATCAGCTGTAGAGGCTAAAGATGCCGTAACCCAATTAGCAGGAAAAGGTTTTTCTATTACTCCTCAAGTCAATTGGCCCGAACTAATGGCATTTAAAGAAACATTTACTCAACCAGTTCCCAAAACAAGTAAAGAAAGTTTACAGTCTGTCGGCGTAGAAACCTTTACTGGCAATGCCCAATTCACTAATGAAAAAATACTTCAGGTAAATGATGACACCCTGACAGCAGAGCGTTTTGTTATTGCTACAGGCGCTAAACCTTCTATTCTACCGATTGAAGGAAAAGAACACTTCTTAACCAGTAATAATTTTTTATCCTTAACTGAAATGCCTGAGACGATTTCTTTTGTAGGCGGGGGATACATTGCCTTCGAGTTGGCCGCTATCGCCAATGCTGCAGGAGCTAAAGTGCATTTGATTCAACACAATGACCGTCCGCTGAAAGCATTTGACCAAGAATATGTAAAAGAAATTGTGCATCAATTAGAAACAAAAGGAGTGATATTCCATTTTAATGTAGATGTTAAAAAGATTGAGAAAAAAGCAGATTCTTTCGTTTTGACAGATGGAAAAGATTTTCGTTTGACTAGTGACTTGGTGTTTTGTTCGACTGGTCGGATTCCCAATATAGATGAACTGAAATTAGAAAATGCAAATGTAACATTTGATAAAAAGGGAATAAAAGTTAATGAGTATTTACAAACGAGCAATGCTGCTGTCTTTGCATGTGGAGATGTGTTGTCGAAAACGCAGCCTAAACTGACTCCTGTTTCTACTTTTGAAGGAAATTATTTGGTCCATTACCTGACAGGAGAAACAGCAGAAAAAATTACTTATCCGAGTATTCCTACTACTATTTTTTCCAGTCCTAGATTAGCGCAAACTGGAATAACAGCAGCTCAAGCGGGTAAACAAGAAGATGATTATGAAGTATCCTCGATTGATGCGACCTCTTGGTTTAGTTACCATCGAGTTAACGAGCCCGTTTCCAAAATAAAAATTATAAAAGAACGTAAAACAGGACTATTAGTCGGAGCAAGTTGTATCAATAAAAGAGCTGATGATTTAATTAATTTCTTTAGTATTTTGATTGATCAAAAAACACCAGCAGGTGAGCTGGCGAAATTGATTTTAGCTTATCCAACGATTGCAAGTGACCTGACCTCGATTTATACAAACGACTAA
- a CDS encoding AI-2E family transporter, with product MLWKEGILFAIIILIIYKLITNLQPIFDHFSNFFAVISPFIVGGIAAYFLSRPVDQVERLIKRTNKSFFVKRARRFAVLAVFLMVAVVVSLVVSYGIPIIVSNVIDLTNQLGNYSRTIVTFGTELIKDLEKSNNWLLSFISSEELMKTISETFSVKGALSQLGMQAISIVNYIISMTSGIINAFISIIICLYSLIFKESILIFFNRVAKAFIPTVRLDAIKSYMYKSNDIFYRFIAAQFLDACVLGILATIILYVLGVQYALTLGIILGISNMIPYFGSMFASILTAVVTFFTGGIQLALLTALSLLILQQIDGNFIGPRIMGDALKLNPMLIILSITIGGAYFGIIGMFLSVPIAAMLKLFINDFLTIREKKLQEREAANFKSTE from the coding sequence ATGCTGTGGAAGGAGGGTATTCTGTTTGCTATTATTATACTCATCATTTATAAGTTGATAACAAATCTTCAACCAATTTTTGATCATTTTAGTAATTTTTTTGCGGTTATTTCACCATTTATTGTGGGAGGAATTGCTGCTTATTTCTTAAGTCGACCGGTTGATCAAGTCGAACGATTAATAAAAAGGACAAATAAGTCTTTCTTTGTAAAAAGAGCACGCAGATTTGCTGTTCTGGCTGTTTTTTTAATGGTAGCAGTAGTTGTTTCTCTGGTCGTTAGTTATGGAATACCCATCATCGTTTCGAATGTTATCGATTTAACGAATCAACTTGGGAATTATTCTAGAACCATTGTGACTTTTGGAACAGAATTGATTAAGGATTTGGAAAAATCTAATAATTGGCTCTTAAGTTTTATTTCGTCAGAAGAACTGATGAAGACGATTTCGGAAACATTTTCTGTTAAAGGGGCTCTTTCTCAACTGGGAATGCAAGCTATATCAATCGTTAATTATATTATTTCGATGACTTCAGGGATTATTAATGCCTTTATTAGTATCATTATTTGTTTGTATTCACTGATTTTTAAGGAGAGCATTCTAATATTTTTTAATCGAGTTGCAAAAGCATTTATTCCCACTGTTCGCTTAGACGCCATCAAATCTTATATGTATAAGTCGAATGATATCTTTTACCGGTTTATAGCTGCTCAGTTCTTAGATGCATGTGTATTAGGAATATTAGCAACAATAATATTGTATGTTTTAGGTGTGCAATATGCGCTTACTCTGGGGATAATCCTTGGTATTAGCAACATGATTCCTTATTTTGGGTCGATGTTTGCATCGATTTTAACAGCAGTAGTGACTTTCTTTACTGGTGGTATTCAGCTAGCTTTACTAACTGCCTTATCTCTTCTAATTCTACAACAAATTGATGGAAATTTTATTGGCCCACGTATTATGGGGGATGCTTTGAAGTTAAATCCGATGTTGATTATTTTATCCATTACGATTGGCGGCGCGTATTTTGGAATTATCGGGATGTTTCTTTCCGTTCCTATCGCAGCGATGTTAAAATTGTTCATAAATGACTTTTTAACAATTCGGGAGAAGAAATTACAAGAAAGAGAAGCTGCTAATTTCAAAAGCACAGAGTAA
- a CDS encoding cobalamin-independent methionine synthase II family protein translates to MTTSRFQLVGSLLRPSDLLEYKNKIEHRDDIQYPFYDSFPGYREVETSAIQKIVADQAAHGIDVLTDGEHGRSMWHLDFLWGLGGIERYIAGNGYSFEDLDGGHFETRKDIGIRITAPLSGKNHHYITLFKDLNELAGEKQTKITVWGAAHAFTELTVFNESFGEKQVYKTKEDLRAGLINAYKEFLDEYKAAGGKIVQFDDCLWELFAEDNDKSFFTKGNDVLENLADEFISINNEVADYGHELGLKVWTHNCRGNYQSRHASNGTYKAIAEKFLGEQHYDRFFLEWDDERAGDISALEVLKDRPNVEVVLGLLSSKTFTLDDEKRVVELLDKASQILPKEQLFLSHQCGFASCDCGNELSEEQQWAKIDQGKKIAAAYWG, encoded by the coding sequence ATGACAACATCGAGATTTCAATTAGTAGGTTCTTTACTACGTCCAAGTGATTTATTAGAATACAAAAATAAAATCGAGCATCGTGATGACATTCAATATCCTTTCTATGATTCTTTTCCAGGATACAGAGAAGTAGAAACTTCTGCCATCCAAAAAATTGTCGCTGACCAAGCAGCACATGGCATTGATGTGTTAACGGATGGCGAACATGGGCGTTCTATGTGGCACCTTGATTTCTTATGGGGATTAGGTGGTATCGAACGTTATATTGCAGGTAATGGCTACTCATTTGAAGACTTGGATGGCGGTCATTTTGAAACACGTAAAGATATTGGTATTCGTATTACTGCACCCTTATCTGGTAAAAACCACCACTACATTACCTTATTCAAAGATCTGAACGAGCTAGCTGGAGAAAAACAAACAAAAATTACGGTTTGGGGAGCAGCTCATGCTTTTACGGAATTAACGGTATTTAACGAATCTTTTGGCGAAAAACAAGTCTACAAAACAAAAGAAGATCTTCGTGCTGGCTTAATAAATGCTTATAAGGAATTCCTAGATGAATATAAAGCTGCTGGTGGAAAAATCGTTCAATTCGATGACTGTTTATGGGAATTGTTTGCTGAAGACAATGATAAGAGCTTCTTTACCAAAGGAAACGATGTGTTAGAAAATCTAGCTGACGAATTTATCTCGATTAATAACGAAGTTGCTGACTACGGTCATGAATTAGGGCTAAAAGTATGGACACATAATTGTCGTGGAAACTATCAAAGCCGTCATGCATCCAATGGTACTTATAAGGCTATTGCCGAAAAATTCTTAGGAGAACAACACTATGACCGTTTCTTTTTAGAATGGGATGATGAGCGTGCTGGCGATATCTCAGCTTTAGAAGTTTTAAAAGACAGACCAAATGTAGAGGTCGTTCTTGGTTTACTGTCAAGTAAAACCTTCACCCTAGACGACGAAAAACGTGTCGTTGAATTACTCGATAAAGCAAGCCAAATCCTACCAAAGGAACAATTATTCCTATCTCATCAATGTGGCTTTGCTTCATGTGACTGCGGAAATGAATTATCCGAAGAACAACAATGGGCTAAAATTGACCAAGGAAAGAAGATTGCTGCAGCTTATTGGGGTTAA
- a CDS encoding YdcP family protein, producing the protein MELKYVIPNMEKTFGQLEYAGEGNIEQRRVNGRPTILSRSYNLYSTIQRADDIVVILPSEAGEKHFESDEKVRLINPRITAEGYKIGNRGFTNYIMHADDMVKA; encoded by the coding sequence ATGGAATTAAAATATGTCATTCCCAATATGGAAAAAACATTTGGTCAATTAGAATATGCTGGTGAAGGGAATATTGAACAACGTCGAGTCAATGGCAGACCAACTATTCTCTCTCGTAGCTACAATTTATACTCAACGATTCAACGAGCAGATGATATTGTTGTCATTCTTCCCTCCGAAGCTGGCGAGAAACATTTTGAATCCGACGAAAAAGTCAGACTCATCAACCCACGTATTACCGCAGAAGGTTATAAAATTGGCAATAGAGGATTTACCAATTACATTATGCACGCAGACGATATGGTGAAAGCTTAA
- a CDS encoding YdcP family protein — protein MRLAEGIVIEKDQTFGTLKFSALRREVRIQNEDGSVSEEIKERTYDLKSKGQGRMIQVSIPASVPLKEFDYNAEVELINPVADTVATATFRGADVDWYVKADDLVLKGQTKPHQKYKKEASESEK, from the coding sequence ATGAGATTAGCAGAAGGTATTGTGATTGAAAAAGACCAGACATTTGGCACATTGAAATTTTCCGCTTTACGTCGTGAGGTTCGTATTCAAAATGAAGATGGTTCGGTTTCCGAAGAAATTAAAGAACGTACCTATGACTTAAAATCAAAAGGACAAGGACGCATGATACAAGTCAGTATCCCCGCTTCTGTTCCTTTGAAAGAATTTGACTACAACGCAGAAGTGGAATTAATCAATCCTGTGGCAGATACCGTAGCGACGGCTACTTTTCGAGGGGCAGACGTTGATTGGTACGTGAAAGCAGACGATCTTGTATTAAAAGGACAGACAAAACCTCATCAGAAATATAAAAAAGAAGCGTCCGAAAGTGAAAAATAG
- a CDS encoding Mom family adenine methylcarbamoylation protein, giving the protein MTNTPLILKEIPKDEAISFIRQYHYSKILPRLCKYFLGIFSEEKLLGVVELGWGTQPLQTIRKLFPDSSLQTTDYLEIGKMCFLPEMNQTNYFGSQALSALIKWLKEHTDCHFLYTLADGIEGKCGYVYQASNFFYCGYFKTSVYRDKQSWEKIHPRSARLLLEENARFEQVEKKHWLSQAFCEYKGIEKINGRMFRYLYPLTKEAKKLLGHTLYRRHYYPKEKDLRFEKRIAYRKYEAISQPTFDKQARIYNTQLF; this is encoded by the coding sequence ATGACAAACACACCATTGATTTTGAAAGAAATTCCGAAAGATGAAGCCATTTCTTTTATTCGGCAATACCATTATTCAAAGATACTCCCTAGATTGTGTAAATACTTTCTAGGGATTTTTTCAGAAGAAAAATTATTAGGCGTTGTGGAATTAGGCTGGGGTACGCAACCCCTACAAACCATACGCAAACTCTTTCCCGACAGTTCCCTTCAAACCACAGATTATTTAGAAATTGGAAAGATGTGTTTTCTTCCAGAAATGAATCAAACCAATTATTTTGGCAGTCAAGCTCTTTCAGCTCTAATTAAGTGGTTGAAAGAACATACGGACTGTCATTTTTTATATACATTGGCAGATGGAATTGAGGGAAAATGTGGCTATGTCTATCAAGCGTCCAACTTCTTTTACTGCGGGTATTTCAAGACAAGTGTCTATCGTGATAAACAGTCATGGGAAAAGATACACCCTCGAAGTGCTCGCCTTTTATTAGAGGAAAATGCTCGTTTTGAACAGGTAGAGAAAAAGCATTGGCTTTCCCAGGCATTTTGCGAATACAAAGGGATTGAGAAAATCAATGGACGCATGTTTCGCTATCTCTATCCGTTGACAAAAGAAGCGAAAAAACTGTTAGGACACACGCTCTATCGACGTCATTATTATCCGAAAGAAAAAGATTTACGCTTTGAAAAGCGAATCGCTTATCGGAAATATGAAGCCATTTCTCAACCAACTTTTGATAAACAGGCTCGTATCTACAATACACAATTATTTTGA